A segment of the Bacillus pseudomycoides genome:
ATTCATTGTTTGTATACATACTTCAGAAGCTATCTATGCCCTCACTTAGCTACTGTGATCTCCTATGTGAAAATACCAAAATTTACTATATAAAAACCCTATTTATCCTGCCACTCGCAAGCAGAGAAAACTACAATTTCATGTCTTCCACGTTAGAAACTATCATTTATAGAAGGTATTCTGAAAAACTATCTATTAAGAATGTGTATTTCAAATAAAAAAGAGACTGCCGAAACACTATATGCTTCAGCAGCCTCTTTCAATCTATTATAGATCTGTATACATTGGGAATTTATTTGTTAATGCTTCTACACGCTTACTCGCTTCTTCTAGTGCAACTTCATCCTCATGGTTTTTTAATGTATGAGCAATAATTGCTGCAATTTCATCCATTTCTTCTAATCCGAAGCCACGAGATGTTACTGCTGCTGTACCGATACGTACACCACTTGTTACAAATGGGCTTGCTGTTTCAAATGGAATTGTGTTTTTGTTTACTGTAATACCAACTTCATCTAATACATGCTCTGCAACTTTACCTGTAATATCTAAGTTGCGAACATCAATTAAGATAAGATGGTTGTCCGTTCCACCAGAAACAAGTGTAAGTCCTTCTTTTTGAAGACCTTCTGCTAAGCGATTTGCATTATTAATGATGTTTTGTGCATATGTTTTAAAGTCATCTTGAAGTGCCTCACCGAATGCAACAGCTTTCGCAGCAATTACGTGCATAAGTGGTCCACCTTGGATACCAGGGAAGATTGATTTATCAATTTGCTTTGCAAATTTTTCTTCACATAAAATCATACCGCCGCGTGGGCCACGTAATGTTTTATGTGTTGTTGTTGTAACGAAATGTGCATGTGGCACTGGATTTGGATGTAAGCCTGCTGCAACTAAACCTGCAATATGTGCCATATCTACC
Coding sequences within it:
- the glyA gene encoding serine hydroxymethyltransferase produces the protein MDHLKRQDEKVFAAIEAELGRQRSKIELIASENFVSEAVMEAQGSVLTNKYAEGYPGKRYYGGCEHVDVVEDIARDRVKEIFGAEHVNVQPHSGAQANMAVYFTILEHGDTVLGMNLSHGGHLTHGSPVNFSGVQYNFVEYGVDAESHRINYDDVLAKAKEHKPKLIVAGASAYPRVIDFKRFREIADEVGAYLMVDMAHIAGLVAAGLHPNPVPHAHFVTTTTHKTLRGPRGGMILCEEKFAKQIDKSIFPGIQGGPLMHVIAAKAVAFGEALQDDFKTYAQNIINNANRLAEGLQKEGLTLVSGGTDNHLILIDVRNLDITGKVAEHVLDEVGITVNKNTIPFETASPFVTSGVRIGTAAVTSRGFGLEEMDEIAAIIAHTLKNHEDEVALEEASKRVEALTNKFPMYTDL